The segment ATGCTTATGGCAGGAGTTATCACACCATCACCAACAAGAAAAGAGATGCCTATATAGGAAAGTATTGTGATGAACGTGATCTTCCTGCCTGACTTCAGTAGTGGGACCAGTTGTTCTTTCAGAACGATCGTCCCGCCCTCACCTTTCTTACCAAGGCTCATGGCAAGCCACGCATACTCTACTGTCACGAGCGTTATCAGTGTCCAGAAAATAAGGGAGAGGACACCTATCACATGAAGATATGTCGGCGGTGTGAGCAGAAATATGACCGTAAGAGTATATATCGGACTGGTGCCGATGTCCCCAAAAACAAGTCCCATCGAGTTAACTATGCCTTTGATATCATTCCTGCGGTACATGCATGCAACCTCAGCGGACATACACACTTATATAATGCAAAGAGTGCCTTTTCATACATTCAGCTCCTAAATATATCTTACGTATGATTGCACATTCTACCCGTCTACGCATCTTAGAAATTATTATAAACTCCAAACAGTAGTTGTTGTCGATGATACAAATAGTAGCCGCATGTTTATTCCAGAAACAACGTACCTGTACAAAAGCCGTGCAGCTGCAAGACTCCAAAGTAAGATCCATCATAACACGGATTGAAACATCTTTTTTTCTTGAAGACGACAGGGAGATGAAACTCTCCTTGAGGGGTTTGCCGTGGTTTTCACAGGAAGACCTTAAAACTTATTGTATAAAGATCAAATAGGCTTACAGCAGCCTATTCTATGCCTTCCCCACCACCACCCAGAAAATACTGCCCCTGCCTTCGGGATTATCCTCCACGCCATACATGCCGCCGTGAAGCTCTATTATCCTTTTTACTATTGCCAGGCCCAGGCCGGTACCTCTGATGCCTTTCTTGTCTGCGCGCTGGAAGCGGTTGAAAATGTAGGGTTTGTCAGTATCCTGAATGCCGTGACCGTAATCCTTAACCGTTATTTTCCATGCGTCATTGGCGTCAAGGAAATCCACAATTATCCTGCTTCCCTGAGGGCTGTATTTTATTGCATTGGAGAGCAGGTTTGCAAAGACTTCTTCGAGGATGGGGTTGGCCATGGCGATACACATCATTTCAGTGTCTATCTCTATACTATGGCCCTTCTCTTCTATATCAGACCTGAAGTTCTCCACGGCCGAGCAAAAGAGCTGCACTATGTCCATCCTGTCAAAAACGATCTCATCGATCTTCTGCAGTTTACTCAGCTTGGTTGCTGAATCAAGCAGCCCTATGAGCTTCTTGGTGTTCTCATGTATCCTTCTGAGGGCAAAGGCTGTGTTATCATCGTGGTGATGTCGTTGCAGCTCTTCAGTGAACCCCAGAACTATACCTGCAGGGGTAAGCAGGTCATGACGGATGATATCCGTGAAAAGTTCCTTCAGGTCATTGGATTCTCTCAGGTCCTCAATACAGCGTCGAAGTTCAATCTCCGCCTTTTTCCTGCCTGTGATATCCCGTGCAACGCAGAGTAATGCCTCATAGCCTCCATAAGAGATCATTTTGGCACTTATTTCCACGGCCATCTCAGAACCGTTCTTCCTTGTCAGGCCAGTCTCAAAAACAGTCTTTTCATTCCTTGCCATCTGCTCTGCCATGGACAGCAGTTTAGGATCGCTCCCTTCCATCAGATCCTCGGCCTGCATATCAAGCAGTTCATCCTCGCTATATCCGAGGTGGCTGATCGCAGCCCTGTTGACATAAATAATTCTTCCTGAGGTCGCGATGATGAATATCTGGTCTTCCATACTGTCAAATATCAGTTTGAGCCTTCTATCCGGCCCTTCATTGAACCCGGTTTCCACATTGCCATCTGCCATCATACCAAGGATCGAATTATGCAGCTCCAGCGCCTTGATATGCTTCTGCTCACATTCGTTTTGCATGATCCTGCACTCCCGTTGTATCACACTATCTTGGACTATATGCACTTCCACTATAAACTCCCCTTGAGTAATACACCCTTAAGATTGATAAATATAACCGATGCACTAATATATGTGCTTTTTATAAATATTACATAATATTGATATCAAAAGCACATATATGTACTTTATTAATGTCACTGAAATAAGTTATGGCCTTTGAGTAAAATAATAAGAATAGGCTTAAAAAGTTTAATAGATATATGACCTTATACCTTGAAGGTCACTGCCGGAGGAAACACTTAGTATGCTCAGGAACATCTCTTCATTTACCTCCGCAGAGGAAGCCGCGAACTCGATATTACTGTCCTTCATGTTCTCAAGGCCTATGCCCTCGTATAGTTCATAGCTGAGTGCGAACGCCTTCTTATAGCCGAAATCCACTTTCATCCCTGTGGATGCATCTATATTTTCAGGTATGTCCCATCCCGACAGAGGAAAATCGTAGTCGTCCTTCAGTGACTCGTACTTCTGCAGGAAACGGTCCTTTCTGTCAGCTGCACTTGCGGGGTCGGTCTCATTCAGCACTATATATGTATACAGGTCAGCGTATCCCTCATCCATCCATAACTGGTCGAAGTTGCAGGCGCGCGTCCAGTAGTGAGCCAGTTCGTGGATCAGTATCTCACTGCTTGAGGTATGCAGCATCCATATGCCTTCTCGTCCTTTGTTGAACCCTCCATATCCGCCAGTCTCATTAATATTGGCCTGTGTGATGGTGATGTCATAGGATGCCGGATATGGTATTCCCCAGGTTTCCTCGAGGATTGGCAGGCTCGTCAGTGCAGTATCAAGCATTTCCTGCGCCCATTCTTCTTCACCATCCCAGTATCTTATATTCACTGTTACATTCCGCTCCTGCAGGCGGACCACATCGCTGAGGACAAGGTAATCCGTGTGCCTGACAGCATTGACAAGGCAGGACCTGCCCCAGTCCGTGCCTCTCCGGAAAGTGTAGACACTGGCATATTGTTCCTCTTCGAGCTCATAATCATCCCTTGCCAGGTGTGTATCAAAACCTGATGGGACTTCCACTCTTACATGCGTGCTGTCTCCGTTTTCCATTATGTAGAAGACTGCAGTATTCTTGTTAATGGGCAAGTCGTACTCGATATAGAATACATAGTTATCACCATACCATACCCTGTTATTGAACAGGAAGGTATGATAAGATCCCTGCTCATTACGGACCCCTAATACTTTCTCATCATCATATGCCTTCACGTTTACAGCATCCGAAGGCAGGTAATGGTTAAATGTAGAGTAGTACCCGCGTTTGTATTTTGTATTTGTATCAGTATTGGAGAACAGGATCTGCTTTGTGACGTGTACCATCCCACCATCGGGGATAACGATATAATCAGAAGTGATCTCGGCTGTTATACCATTATCTCCAGCTACTGTGAATGGTATGCCGACTAAGAAAACAGTCAGCATGATCAACACGCACTTCTGTTTAAAAAGCAGTTTCATTTCTTATTCTCACCGGCAAGGGAGAGACTTAATGGAGGCTTTTTTATATATTATGGCAATGGAAAAAAATCTGTGAACATAATTCAGGCAAGTATGCTCATAAAAAGACTTATTTTGGACTTAATTTATAATATTATGTATAAGTATATATGAAAGATGCCCGCAGGACAACCATACCTGTACTATAGCACCCGATGCCGATAGCAAATAATTTAAACAGGGAGTTCTATGTGAGGAGGAAGCGGAGATATTCTCATGAGATACTGGCAGCCCAAATACGAAACAATGAAAAGGGATGAACTTGCAGCATTGCAATCAAAACGTTTGAAAAAGACGGCTGCATCTGTTTATGAAAATGTGCCGTTTTACAGGGAAAAGTTCAGGCAGCTGGGTATAAAGCCGGATGACATCAGATCGACAGCTGACATCAGCAAACTGCCCACTACAAGAAAGACAGACCTTCGTGATAACTATCCATTCGGCCTCTTTGCCGTCCCCAGGAAAGACATAGTCCGCATCCATGCGTCCTCAGGTACCAGCGGCAAAGCTACTGTGGTCGGATACACAAGAAATGACCTTGAGACATGGTCGGATCTCATGGCAAGGAATTTCACCATGGTTGGCCTGGACGAGAACGACGTG is part of the Methanolobus chelungpuianus genome and harbors:
- a CDS encoding PAS domain-containing sensor histidine kinase, yielding MQNECEQKHIKALELHNSILGMMADGNVETGFNEGPDRRLKLIFDSMEDQIFIIATSGRIIYVNRAAISHLGYSEDELLDMQAEDLMEGSDPKLLSMAEQMARNEKTVFETGLTRKNGSEMAVEISAKMISYGGYEALLCVARDITGRKKAEIELRRCIEDLRESNDLKELFTDIIRHDLLTPAGIVLGFTEELQRHHHDDNTAFALRRIHENTKKLIGLLDSATKLSKLQKIDEIVFDRMDIVQLFCSAVENFRSDIEEKGHSIEIDTEMMCIAMANPILEEVFANLLSNAIKYSPQGSRIIVDFLDANDAWKITVKDYGHGIQDTDKPYIFNRFQRADKKGIRGTGLGLAIVKRIIELHGGMYGVEDNPEGRGSIFWVVVGKA